A region of Syngnathoides biaculeatus isolate LvHL_M chromosome 20, ASM1980259v1, whole genome shotgun sequence DNA encodes the following proteins:
- the dram1 gene encoding DNA damage-regulated autophagy modulator protein 1 isoform X2 produces the protein MRWLRQGCCALPVFLVVWSSTTFIVSYVIALFRRDVDVLFPYISDTAAKPPESCIFGLMTFVSACAGVATVYGRFKFVEKLSEVGAATALNKAALALGMLSCLGMCVVATFQETAVTAVHDVGALLFFVSGVLYIILQAGISYRASPDGASAAVRRARLAVAVVASLAFFPTVICAFFVEQTDLHRDTASTDYPFHVASAVCEWIVAFSFICFFLTYIDDFKLFTVRVKAELL, from the exons ATGCGGTGGTTGCGGCAAGGCTGCTGCGCGCTGCCGGTCTTCCTGGTGGTCTGGTCCTCGACCACTTTCATCGTGTCCTACGTGATCGCGCTGTTCAGGCGCGACGTGGACGTGCTGTTCCCGTACATCAG tgacacagcagcaaaGCCGCCAGAGAGCTGCATATTCGGCTTGATGACATTTGTTTCTGCGTGTGCAG GCGTGGCGACCGTCTACGGCAGGTTCAAGTTCGTGGAGAAGCTGAGCGAGGTGGGCGCGGCGACGGCGCTCAACAAGGCGGCGCTGGCGCTGGGGATGCTGTCGTGCTTGGGGATGTGCGTGGTGGCCACGTTCCAG GAGACGGCGGTGACGGCGGTCCACGACGTCGGGGCCTTGCTCTTCTTCGTCTCGGGCGTCCTCTACATCATCCTGCAGGCCGGCATCTCCTACCGCGCCTCGCCGGACGGAGCCTCGGCGGCGGTGCGCAGGGCCCGGCTGGCCGTGGCCGTCGTCGCCTCCCTGGCCTTCTTCCCGA CCGTCATTTGCGCCTTTTTCGTCGAGCAAACGGACCTGCACCGAGACACCGCCAGCACG GATTATCCGTTCCACGTGGCCAGCGCGGTGTGCGAGTGGATCGTGGCCTTCAGCTTCATCTGCTTCTTCCTCACTTACATCGACGACTTCAAA CTGTTTACCGTGCGGGTGAAGGCCGAACTCCTGTAG